One genomic window of Paraburkholderia phytofirmans PsJN includes the following:
- a CDS encoding PRC-barrel domain-containing protein, whose amino-acid sequence MGSINPQGDTRRGAEIVGGGMGEGPGPDIMAAATLDGNKVMSSDGEHVGKISDIMLDVRNGRIAYAVLSEGGFLGMGSTLHAIPWSALTLDTDEKCFIVDITAQRLKDDPGFDKDHWPTMADAKWGESTYSYYNRQPYWSATHDVVESDPAIRPSEH is encoded by the coding sequence ATGGGCTCAATCAACCCGCAAGGTGACACCCGCCGCGGAGCGGAAATCGTCGGCGGTGGCATGGGCGAAGGACCGGGACCGGACATCATGGCCGCGGCAACGCTCGACGGGAACAAGGTCATGTCCTCTGATGGCGAACATGTCGGGAAAATTTCGGACATCATGCTGGACGTCAGGAACGGACGCATTGCCTACGCGGTACTTTCCGAGGGAGGCTTTCTCGGAATGGGTTCCACCTTGCACGCCATCCCATGGAGTGCGTTGACGCTCGACACGGACGAGAAGTGCTTTATCGTCGACATTACCGCACAGCGTCTCAAGGACGACCCGGGTTTCGACAAGGACCACTGGCCGACAATGGCGGACGCGAAGTGGGGAGAATCGACGTACAGCTACTACAACCGCCAGCCGTATTGGTCAGCCACCCATGACGTGGTAGAAAGCGACCCCGCCATCAGACCGAGCGAGCACTAA
- a CDS encoding haloacid dehalogenase type II, with product MPNSPEIKALLFDVFGTVVDWRSGVARDVGQFLSRHAVAIDSFAFADAWRRQYAPAMEEIRSGRRQFVRLDVLHKENLLKVLADYGVDNSSISAAELDELNHAWHRLDAWPDSVEGLLRLKRHFMIAPLSNGNIRLMIDMAKRAALPWDAILGAEVVRAYKPSPQVYVDTVEILGLNPAEVCMVAAHNSDLAAARQCGLKTAFVVRPVEHGPDQQSDLHAEQRWDFAAVDMNDLATQLGCPT from the coding sequence ATGCCGAATAGCCCGGAAATCAAGGCTCTTTTGTTCGACGTCTTCGGGACGGTCGTCGATTGGAGAAGTGGCGTCGCTCGCGACGTCGGTCAATTTCTCAGCCGTCACGCCGTGGCAATCGACTCATTCGCGTTTGCAGACGCGTGGCGACGTCAATATGCGCCCGCCATGGAGGAGATACGGAGCGGGCGGCGGCAGTTTGTCCGGCTTGACGTTTTGCACAAGGAAAACCTGCTCAAGGTCCTGGCCGACTATGGCGTCGACAACAGTTCAATTTCCGCGGCGGAACTGGATGAACTGAATCACGCCTGGCATCGCCTGGACGCCTGGCCCGATTCAGTCGAAGGACTGCTGAGACTCAAGCGCCACTTCATGATTGCCCCGCTCTCGAACGGGAACATCAGGCTGATGATCGATATGGCGAAACGCGCCGCGCTTCCGTGGGACGCAATTCTCGGCGCGGAAGTCGTTCGGGCATACAAGCCGTCGCCACAAGTCTACGTCGATACGGTCGAAATCCTGGGTCTGAACCCCGCGGAGGTTTGCATGGTGGCGGCTCATAACAGCGACCTCGCAGCGGCACGTCAATGCGGCTTGAAGACGGCGTTCGTCGTGCGCCCCGTCGAACACGGACCTGACCAGCAAAGCGACCTGCATGCCGAACAGCGTTGGGATTTTGCAGCAGTGGATATGAATGACCTCGCCACGCAGCTCGGCTGTCCGACGTAG
- a CDS encoding H-NS family nucleoid-associated regulatory protein: protein MDEQKRLSMIAYLRRKMTTVGIKVADLKAAIAEDRARQKSARYRSAFGDTWDGKGDMPQWLKQATSAGQSLTHFAIDKPSASASRQRPAIDWSRDPFAGTRLATVRAS from the coding sequence ATGGACGAGCAAAAACGCCTCAGCATGATTGCGTACCTGCGCCGCAAGATGACCACAGTCGGCATCAAGGTGGCGGACCTCAAAGCGGCGATCGCCGAAGACAGGGCGCGCCAAAAGTCGGCGCGATATCGCAGTGCTTTCGGCGACACCTGGGACGGCAAGGGCGATATGCCGCAATGGCTAAAACAAGCCACGAGCGCCGGACAATCACTGACGCACTTTGCGATCGACAAACCGTCGGCATCGGCTAGCCGTCAACGTCCTGCCATCGACTGGAGTCGAGACCCGTTCGCGGGCACGCGTCTGGCGACAGTTCGGGCTTCTTGA
- the phaP gene encoding TIGR01841 family phasin (Members of this family are phasins (small proteins associated with inclusions such as PHA granules). Note that several different families of phasins have been named PhaP despite very little sequence similarity to each other.) yields the protein MSTLIPQQLVAAQQSSLEALFGLTNKAFEGFEQLVALNLQVGKAVLAENQEIVTKALSAGNPGALFALQASLSQPVAEKVVAYGRRVHEIVSGVQSEITAAATAQGQQFQRDAQGFVESLQKNTPAGSESAVAAWNSVLSAANATYESANKAAKQFVSSVSAVH from the coding sequence ATGAGCACTCTTATTCCCCAACAATTGGTTGCCGCCCAACAATCCAGCCTTGAGGCGCTTTTCGGTCTGACGAACAAAGCATTTGAAGGTTTCGAACAGTTGGTCGCGTTGAATTTGCAAGTTGGTAAAGCAGTTCTCGCCGAAAACCAGGAAATCGTCACCAAAGCTCTCTCAGCCGGCAACCCGGGCGCGCTGTTCGCGTTGCAAGCAAGTCTTTCTCAGCCAGTGGCGGAAAAAGTAGTTGCGTACGGCCGCCGGGTTCATGAAATCGTGTCCGGCGTTCAGAGCGAAATCACCGCCGCTGCGACAGCGCAGGGCCAGCAGTTCCAACGGGACGCACAAGGTTTCGTCGAGAGCCTTCAGAAGAACACACCGGCCGGAAGCGAATCCGCTGTTGCCGCGTGGAACTCGGTTCTCTCGGCAGCGAATGCGACCTATGAATCGGCTAACAAGGCTGCCAAGCAGTTCGTGTCGAGCGTATCCGCCGTTCATTAA
- a CDS encoding NUDIX domain-containing protein: protein MPSLERVRPAMLIDSVWRMALRLGFQFARVWWHLRRPHHEGALVAIYVGQALLLVKSSYRAEWNFPGGSVHPGEAPDAAARREMEEEIGLSTGRLLPAGSACGIWDGRRDRVHFFELRLDCMPALRLDNREIVAARLASPEEMHSIALTKAVTAYLGKDGRC from the coding sequence ATGCCGAGCCTTGAGCGAGTACGACCAGCTATGCTTATCGACTCTGTCTGGCGTATGGCGCTTCGCCTCGGATTCCAGTTCGCTCGCGTATGGTGGCATCTTCGGCGGCCTCACCATGAAGGCGCGCTCGTCGCCATCTACGTCGGTCAGGCGCTATTGCTTGTGAAGTCATCGTATCGGGCCGAGTGGAATTTTCCCGGCGGTAGTGTCCACCCCGGTGAGGCGCCTGATGCAGCAGCGCGGCGTGAAATGGAGGAGGAGATTGGCCTGTCGACTGGCAGATTGCTCCCCGCGGGCAGCGCCTGCGGCATTTGGGACGGGCGAAGAGACCGGGTGCATTTCTTTGAACTGCGCCTCGATTGCATGCCCGCGCTGCGGCTCGATAATCGTGAGATTGTCGCCGCGCGTCTGGCATCGCCGGAGGAAATGCACAGCATCGCGCTCACAAAAGCGGTCACTGCGTATCTCGGCAAAGATGGCCGCTGTTAG
- a CDS encoding ornithine cyclodeaminase family protein: MQFITDDHVRRLITMRDAIAELRIALAEHGAGRAPVQPRVRTKGEHVSVSMMGAILPSRGVCGAKVYSTHGGRFDFVVPLFSSDDGCLISILHGDALTEFRTAAVTRIASDALARPGARVLAVFGTGRQARAHIRALADGSSIERVLIVGIDHVAQTVAEMQALFPDKLIEASHAQAAARAADVIVTATRSATPLFDGTWVKPGVFIAAIGSSKPDARELDDALLARANTLVVESLEQARSEAGDLLMAAPGVVAWDDIIELGAVLANRRIEPRARGDVTIFKSLGFGLADVALAGLITRRMSN; the protein is encoded by the coding sequence ATGCAATTCATCACCGACGACCACGTGCGCCGCCTCATCACGATGCGCGACGCAATTGCCGAACTGCGCATCGCGCTCGCGGAACACGGCGCGGGCCGCGCTCCGGTTCAACCGCGCGTCAGAACGAAGGGCGAGCATGTATCCGTCAGCATGATGGGCGCGATCCTGCCGTCGCGCGGCGTGTGCGGCGCCAAGGTCTATTCGACGCATGGCGGCCGGTTCGATTTTGTCGTTCCGCTCTTTTCGAGCGACGACGGATGCCTGATATCGATTCTTCACGGCGACGCACTGACCGAATTCCGCACCGCCGCGGTCACGCGTATCGCCAGCGACGCACTCGCCCGACCCGGCGCACGGGTGCTCGCCGTGTTCGGTACCGGCCGGCAAGCGAGAGCACATATCCGTGCGCTCGCTGACGGGTCCAGCATCGAGCGGGTGCTGATCGTCGGCATCGACCATGTGGCGCAAACGGTTGCTGAAATGCAGGCGCTGTTCCCGGACAAACTGATCGAAGCCAGCCACGCGCAAGCGGCCGCTCGCGCCGCCGATGTGATCGTCACCGCCACGCGTAGCGCGACGCCGCTCTTCGACGGCACGTGGGTGAAGCCGGGCGTATTCATCGCGGCGATCGGTTCAAGCAAACCCGATGCGCGCGAACTCGACGACGCGCTGCTGGCGCGCGCGAATACACTCGTCGTCGAGTCGCTCGAACAGGCCCGCAGCGAAGCGGGCGATCTGCTGATGGCCGCACCGGGTGTGGTCGCCTGGGACGACATCATCGAACTGGGTGCGGTGCTCGCGAACCGCCGGATCGAGCCTCGCGCCCGAGGCGACGTGACGATTTTCAAGTCGCTCGGCTTCGGCCTCGCTGACGTTGCGTTAGCCGGTTTGATCACGCGGCGGATGAGCAACTGA
- a CDS encoding asparaginase yields MTAKANIVVIGTGGTIAGQGKASVNTSTYMCSVLGIDEILGSIPHAGELANLRAEQLLQTGSENFNNTHLLAIGNRVAELLARNDVDGVVITHGTDTIEETAYFLHLTLKSAKPVVVVGSMRPPSAMSSDAALNLYDALAVATHPSSRGLGTLVVANNEIHTARDVVKSNSFKLDAFRSPYGALGYVIEGAPRYYRRPARAHTLDTPWSITTLRSLPKVDIVYAYGALEPGAISAITANARGLIYVGTGNGNVASHLIDPLRDAARRGVHVVRASRTGSGIVLHNGAQPDHEYGWLTVDDQIPQKARILLTLALTQTDDTAALQAVFERY; encoded by the coding sequence ATGACAGCAAAAGCCAATATTGTTGTGATTGGCACAGGCGGTACTATCGCCGGCCAAGGTAAAGCCAGCGTCAATACTTCCACGTACATGTGCTCGGTACTCGGCATCGACGAGATTCTCGGCTCGATTCCGCACGCGGGTGAACTGGCGAATCTGCGCGCGGAACAACTGCTGCAAACCGGCTCCGAGAATTTCAACAACACGCACCTGCTTGCAATCGGCAATCGCGTCGCCGAACTGCTGGCACGAAACGATGTCGACGGCGTAGTCATCACGCACGGTACCGATACGATCGAGGAGACCGCGTACTTTTTGCATCTCACTCTCAAGAGCGCAAAGCCGGTGGTGGTGGTCGGCTCGATGCGTCCGCCATCGGCGATGAGTTCCGACGCCGCGCTGAATTTATACGATGCGCTTGCGGTTGCAACGCATCCGTCGTCGCGCGGACTCGGGACGCTGGTCGTCGCCAACAACGAGATCCATACGGCACGTGACGTGGTCAAGAGCAACAGTTTCAAGCTCGACGCCTTCCGTTCGCCATACGGTGCGCTAGGGTATGTGATCGAAGGCGCGCCTCGCTATTACCGTCGGCCCGCGCGCGCCCATACGCTCGACACGCCATGGTCGATCACCACGCTTCGCTCACTGCCAAAAGTCGATATCGTCTATGCGTATGGCGCGCTCGAACCCGGCGCGATCAGCGCGATTACCGCGAACGCGCGCGGACTGATCTATGTGGGAACCGGCAATGGCAATGTCGCCAGTCATCTGATCGATCCGCTTCGCGATGCCGCGAGGCGGGGCGTGCATGTGGTGCGCGCCTCGCGCACCGGCAGCGGCATCGTGTTACACAACGGCGCGCAACCCGACCACGAATACGGCTGGCTCACAGTCGACGACCAGATTCCTCAGAAGGCCCGCATCCTTCTGACGTTGGCGCTCACGCAAACCGACGACACAGCTGCGTTGCAGGCCGTCTTCGAGCGCTATTGA
- a CDS encoding D-amino acid dehydrogenase, protein MRILIIGAGVIGLSSAYYLSRAGYDVTVADRHAEVASETSFGNGGQLSYSYVAPLAGPGVVSKLPRWLTQRDSPVRFRPKLSVEQWRWCFEFLSACTRARSELTTQKLLSLSFLSRTLMHELIAAEPSLDFDFVRSGKLVLHRDANAMQSAVDLLAFQRTLGCEQQALSADACVEIEPALAHARSFLAGGIHTPSEDTADCRRFCKGLEAVLRERGVRFLMNTPIDGLKFGAKGVEAICDGAPLAADRIVVASGAGAAQLLKPLGIRVAIYPIKGYSLTFDLQPHITAPHVSITDFARKVVYARLGERLRVGGIADIGGYSLDADPARFATLRKETATLFPEVAQSAASGEWTGLRPATPHGLPIVGPTRYPNLWLNVGHGALGFTLATGSAALLADGLAGSNNRELSSAFVLSH, encoded by the coding sequence ATGCGGATATTGATCATCGGCGCGGGCGTCATCGGCCTGTCGAGCGCGTATTACCTGAGCCGCGCGGGCTATGACGTCACGGTAGCGGACCGGCATGCGGAGGTCGCCAGCGAAACCAGTTTCGGCAACGGCGGGCAGCTGTCGTATAGCTACGTCGCGCCACTTGCCGGCCCCGGCGTCGTGTCGAAACTGCCGCGCTGGCTAACGCAGCGCGATTCGCCGGTACGTTTCCGGCCGAAGCTGAGCGTCGAACAGTGGCGCTGGTGCTTCGAATTCCTGTCCGCCTGCACACGCGCCCGCAGCGAGTTGACCACGCAAAAGCTGCTGTCACTGTCGTTCCTGAGCCGCACGTTGATGCACGAACTCATCGCCGCCGAACCCTCGCTCGATTTCGACTTCGTGCGCTCCGGCAAGCTCGTGCTGCATCGCGACGCCAACGCCATGCAAAGCGCGGTGGATTTGCTGGCGTTCCAGCGCACGCTCGGTTGTGAACAGCAGGCGCTGAGCGCCGACGCATGCGTGGAAATCGAGCCGGCGCTTGCGCATGCCCGGTCGTTTCTGGCGGGCGGCATTCATACGCCGAGCGAAGACACGGCCGATTGCCGGCGCTTCTGCAAGGGTCTGGAGGCGGTGCTGCGCGAGCGCGGCGTACGCTTCTTGATGAACACGCCAATCGATGGCCTCAAGTTCGGTGCAAAAGGCGTCGAAGCCATTTGCGATGGCGCACCGCTCGCGGCGGATCGGATTGTCGTCGCCTCGGGTGCGGGCGCAGCGCAATTGCTCAAGCCGCTCGGCATCCGCGTGGCGATCTATCCGATCAAGGGCTATAGCCTGACATTCGATCTTCAGCCGCACATCACGGCGCCGCATGTGAGCATCACCGACTTCGCCCGTAAGGTCGTCTATGCGCGGCTGGGCGAACGGCTGCGAGTTGGGGGCATTGCCGATATCGGCGGCTATTCGCTCGATGCAGACCCCGCGCGCTTCGCGACGCTGCGCAAGGAGACGGCTACGCTGTTTCCCGAGGTCGCCCAATCCGCCGCTTCTGGCGAATGGACCGGTTTGCGTCCGGCAACGCCGCACGGCCTGCCGATTGTCGGACCGACGCGCTATCCGAACCTGTGGCTCAACGTAGGACATGGCGCGCTCGGCTTTACGCTCGCGACGGGTTCAGCCGCGCTATTGGCGGATGGACTCGCGGGCAGCAACAATCGCGAACTGAGCAGCGCCTTCGTCCTTTCGCATTGA
- a CDS encoding GlxA family transcriptional regulator produces MPTARSSSPASPATAPTAHELVEQLDALPRALQARPSRSEAELSVGILLWPRFPMLSLAGLCDALRHAADRGDQSRQLRCLWTIVGVQAEAVEASCGIPVRVQSAFPDVTQFDYVVVIGGLLPHLDQVDRRYWDYLQQAAQAGIPLVGMCTGSFVLARAGLLEDRVACVHSFHLDDYRRMFPSLRVITHADYLIDGNRITCAGGISVVELAARLISLHCGPDRASKVIHQMTVSRQGGSSFVERRAALGYLSVDDATVRHAVLLMEENLEAPLNIAVIAKMIGTSVRNLERAFMSEMNASPNEFYRRMRLRYARWMLVNTARKITDIAYECGFADSAHFIRAFREAYGVTPGKLRASRSVATS; encoded by the coding sequence ATGCCGACTGCCCGCTCTTCCTCTCCTGCGTCCCCTGCCACTGCGCCGACGGCTCACGAACTGGTCGAGCAACTGGATGCACTGCCGCGCGCGTTGCAAGCCCGCCCGAGCCGCTCCGAGGCCGAGTTGAGCGTGGGCATTCTGTTGTGGCCGCGTTTTCCGATGCTGTCGCTCGCCGGCCTGTGCGATGCACTGCGCCACGCGGCGGATCGTGGCGACCAGAGCCGCCAGTTGCGCTGTCTGTGGACCATCGTCGGCGTTCAGGCCGAAGCGGTCGAAGCGAGTTGCGGCATTCCGGTACGGGTGCAATCGGCGTTTCCGGATGTCACGCAATTCGACTATGTCGTCGTGATCGGCGGATTGCTGCCGCATCTGGACCAGGTCGACCGCCGCTACTGGGACTATCTGCAGCAGGCCGCACAGGCGGGCATTCCGCTGGTCGGCATGTGCACCGGCAGTTTCGTGCTGGCGCGGGCCGGTCTGCTGGAAGACCGTGTTGCCTGCGTGCACAGCTTCCATCTGGACGACTACAGGCGCATGTTTCCGTCACTGCGCGTGATCACGCACGCCGACTATCTGATCGACGGCAACCGCATCACCTGCGCGGGCGGCATTTCGGTGGTCGAACTCGCCGCGCGTTTGATCAGCTTGCACTGCGGACCGGACCGCGCGTCGAAGGTGATTCATCAGATGACCGTCAGCCGTCAGGGCGGCTCATCGTTCGTCGAGCGTCGCGCCGCGCTGGGTTATCTCTCGGTCGATGACGCGACCGTGCGTCACGCGGTATTGCTCATGGAAGAGAATCTGGAAGCGCCGCTGAACATCGCGGTCATCGCGAAGATGATCGGCACGAGCGTGCGTAACCTCGAACGCGCGTTCATGAGCGAGATGAACGCGTCGCCGAATGAATTTTATCGGCGCATGCGGCTGCGCTACGCGCGCTGGATGCTCGTCAACACGGCGCGCAAGATCACCGACATCGCCTACGAATGCGGCTTCGCGGATTCGGCGCACTTTATCCGGGCATTTCGCGAAGCGTATGGCGTGACACCGGGCAAGCTGCGCGCCTCGCGCAGTGTTGCAACCAGCTGA
- a CDS encoding branched-chain amino acid ABC transporter substrate-binding protein: MATVGILGTLAAAAVGAARADEMVKIGEAAPVTGPASYLGKDTENGARLAIEEINQKGLVIGGQKVTLVFDAQDDAGDPRQATQVAQKLVDDKVVAVVGHMQSGSTIPASKIYNDAGVVQVSPSATNPAYTLQGFKTAYRVVATDAQQGPTLADYAAKTLKVKTVAIVDDSTAYGQGLAVEFERQAKANGVTVLSHDASTDKAVDFRAILTKIKGEKPDAIMYGGLDGTGGPFAKQAKQLGITIKVLAGDGLCADDLAKLAGDAADNVICSIAGAPLLKMAEGPAFVERYKKRFGYAPVLNSPFAYDAVGVIVAAMKRAQSTDSAKILAAMPATDYHGVLGETQFDSRGDLRHGVISLYKYVGGKQALLGVVEK, translated from the coding sequence ATGGCGACTGTCGGCATTCTGGGTACATTGGCGGCGGCTGCCGTGGGCGCCGCCCGTGCCGACGAGATGGTGAAAATCGGCGAAGCCGCGCCCGTGACCGGGCCGGCTTCGTATCTGGGCAAGGACACGGAAAACGGCGCGCGCCTTGCGATCGAGGAAATCAACCAGAAGGGGCTCGTGATCGGCGGACAGAAGGTGACGCTGGTGTTCGACGCCCAGGACGATGCCGGCGATCCGCGTCAGGCGACCCAGGTCGCGCAGAAACTGGTGGACGACAAAGTGGTCGCGGTGGTCGGCCATATGCAGTCCGGTTCGACCATTCCCGCGTCGAAGATTTACAACGATGCCGGTGTCGTGCAGGTGTCACCGTCCGCGACCAACCCGGCGTACACGTTGCAGGGATTCAAGACCGCGTATCGCGTGGTCGCCACCGACGCACAGCAGGGACCCACGCTCGCCGATTACGCCGCAAAAACGCTGAAGGTGAAGACGGTGGCGATCGTCGACGATTCGACCGCCTACGGCCAGGGCCTAGCGGTCGAGTTCGAGAGGCAGGCGAAGGCGAATGGCGTCACGGTGTTGTCGCACGACGCGAGCACCGACAAGGCCGTCGACTTCCGCGCGATTCTCACGAAGATCAAGGGCGAAAAGCCGGACGCGATCATGTACGGTGGCCTCGACGGCACCGGCGGACCGTTTGCGAAGCAGGCAAAGCAGCTCGGCATCACGATCAAAGTGCTCGCCGGCGACGGCTTGTGCGCCGACGACCTCGCGAAACTCGCGGGCGACGCCGCCGATAACGTGATCTGCTCGATTGCCGGTGCGCCGCTGCTCAAGATGGCCGAAGGTCCGGCGTTTGTCGAACGCTACAAGAAGCGTTTCGGCTATGCGCCGGTCTTGAATTCTCCGTTTGCATACGATGCGGTCGGGGTGATCGTTGCAGCGATGAAGCGCGCGCAGTCGACGGACTCCGCGAAGATTCTCGCGGCGATGCCGGCGACCGATTATCACGGCGTGCTCGGCGAAACGCAGTTCGATTCCAGAGGCGACCTGCGGCACGGCGTGATCTCGCTGTACAAGTATGTCGGTGGCAAACAGGCGTTATTGGGCGTGGTGGAGAAGTGA
- a CDS encoding hemerythrin domain-containing protein: METTKQDKTETGSGAPDALAFLEAEHRAVEKLFTAFEKAADDDLEAKSALAQRACEELSIHTMLEEELLYPAAQEALPDSDAIDVEEAYIEHFLVKTLIAKFETMKAGDKGFDATFKVMSEMVGHHVEEEEEELFPELRKTPCDLRALGEKMAKRKAELQGKLDAAGSKLVGDKTLAG; the protein is encoded by the coding sequence ATGGAAACCACCAAGCAGGACAAAACGGAAACGGGCTCGGGCGCGCCCGATGCACTGGCTTTTCTCGAGGCGGAGCATCGCGCAGTGGAGAAACTTTTCACGGCATTCGAGAAAGCGGCCGACGACGATCTTGAGGCGAAGTCGGCACTGGCGCAGCGTGCCTGCGAAGAGCTTTCCATTCATACGATGCTCGAAGAGGAACTGCTTTATCCGGCCGCACAGGAAGCATTACCGGACAGCGACGCGATAGACGTCGAGGAAGCGTATATCGAACATTTCCTCGTCAAGACCTTGATCGCCAAATTTGAAACCATGAAGGCGGGTGACAAGGGCTTCGATGCGACCTTCAAAGTGATGAGCGAGATGGTGGGTCATCATGTCGAGGAAGAAGAAGAGGAACTCTTTCCGGAGCTGCGCAAGACTCCTTGCGATCTCCGCGCACTCGGTGAAAAAATGGCGAAGCGAAAGGCCGAACTGCAGGGTAAGCTCGACGCGGCAGGTAGCAAACTGGTGGGCGACAAGACACTCGCCGGCTAA
- a CDS encoding ABC transporter ATP-binding protein, producing the protein MSMALELVGIHKSFDGFIALSDAQFDVRWGELHALLGENGAGKSTLMNVAAGLYAPETGTISVGGQPVRLSGPGDAARIGIGMVHQHFKLVSRFTVAENILLGISMGGAQPRYGKRLAKVREAICSQCATLGFEIDPDRRISQLSVAEQQRVEILKVLLAGARILVLDEPTAVLTGQEAARLLETMRLLASKGSAVVLVTHKMADVRRYADRVTVMRSGRTVNTFRPSEMSQAEVVRLAVGEVVAPEKPSIDAANRDRAEPRLLLRGVRSAASRTGTRQGLPALDGVDLTVHAGEIYGLAGVGGNGQSELMQAIMGLLPLDEGTMVIEGAGDLRRASSVDRRDMGIACIPADRQTFALAGLLSVVENFAIGQVHAGHYGNPLWLDYRRMEADAAKAVKHFDVLGVRSLRQSVSLLSGGNAQKLVIAREFSRRPRVVLAHSPSRGLDVRASAQVHARLRAARDEGAAVLIISEDLDEVLALADRAGVMVRGRIVGNFSAPVDRQAIGQAMVAHS; encoded by the coding sequence ATGTCGATGGCACTTGAGCTTGTTGGAATCCATAAGTCGTTTGATGGATTCATTGCGCTGAGCGATGCGCAGTTTGATGTCAGGTGGGGCGAACTGCACGCGCTACTCGGAGAGAACGGCGCGGGCAAGTCTACCCTGATGAATGTTGCTGCGGGTCTCTATGCGCCGGAGACGGGCACCATTTCAGTAGGTGGTCAGCCTGTGCGACTGAGTGGACCCGGCGACGCAGCTCGTATCGGTATCGGAATGGTTCATCAGCATTTCAAGCTGGTGTCCCGTTTTACCGTCGCCGAGAACATCCTGCTGGGCATCTCAATGGGCGGCGCGCAGCCGAGATACGGCAAGCGACTCGCAAAGGTACGTGAGGCGATCTGTTCGCAGTGCGCGACTCTCGGATTCGAAATTGATCCGGACCGACGCATTTCTCAATTGTCGGTGGCCGAACAGCAGCGTGTCGAGATACTGAAGGTGCTACTGGCCGGCGCACGCATTCTCGTGCTTGATGAGCCGACTGCCGTGCTCACCGGTCAGGAAGCCGCGAGATTGCTCGAAACCATGCGTCTGCTCGCATCAAAGGGTTCAGCCGTCGTACTGGTCACGCACAAGATGGCCGATGTCCGACGTTACGCCGATCGCGTCACAGTGATGCGGTCTGGTCGCACGGTTAACACATTCAGACCATCCGAGATGTCGCAGGCGGAGGTGGTGCGCCTTGCGGTGGGCGAGGTCGTGGCACCGGAGAAGCCGTCGATTGATGCTGCCAATAGAGACCGTGCCGAACCGCGACTTCTTCTACGGGGAGTGCGCAGCGCAGCCTCACGAACCGGCACCCGGCAGGGGTTGCCGGCGCTCGACGGCGTGGACCTGACAGTGCACGCGGGCGAGATCTACGGGCTTGCCGGGGTGGGAGGAAACGGTCAGAGCGAACTGATGCAGGCGATCATGGGCCTGCTGCCACTGGACGAAGGCACCATGGTGATCGAAGGCGCAGGAGACCTGCGCCGCGCCAGCTCTGTTGATCGGCGCGACATGGGCATCGCCTGCATTCCCGCCGACCGGCAGACTTTTGCGTTAGCCGGGCTGCTTTCGGTGGTCGAAAACTTTGCCATCGGGCAGGTTCATGCAGGCCACTACGGCAACCCCTTGTGGCTTGACTATCGGCGCATGGAGGCGGATGCCGCCAAAGCGGTCAAACATTTTGATGTGCTCGGCGTGCGCTCGCTACGCCAGAGTGTCTCGCTACTTTCAGGTGGCAACGCGCAAAAGCTGGTGATTGCGCGCGAATTCAGCCGCCGGCCCAGAGTCGTCCTTGCGCATAGCCCCAGTAGGGGACTGGATGTACGCGCGAGCGCCCAAGTCCATGCGCGGCTTCGTGCCGCTCGTGATGAAGGTGCCGCCGTGCTGATCATCAGCGAAGACCTCGACGAAGTACTGGCGCTTGCCGACCGCGCCGGCGTCATGGTGCGTGGACGCATCGTCGGCAACTTCAGCGCACCCGTGGACCGACAGGCTATCGGTCAAGCGATGGTCGCTCACTCCTGA